In Pantoea agglomerans, the genomic stretch GCGAAAGAGTGGTAAGGATCTAATAGAGAAGAAGTTTTTATGGAAAGCCGCGTGCTGAAAACCAGAGGGCGCGGCGGCCTGCACCGCCGCGTGAAACAGGCTTAACGCGCCTGCCAGCCGCCGCCCAGCGCGCGATAAAGGGCGATTTGTGCCAGCAGCAGATCGTTTTTTACCGCGACCAGATTGAGCTGGGTATTGTAAAGCGTACGCTGCGCGTCCAGCTCGTCCAGATAGGAGGCGTAGCCGTTTTGATAGCGATTGCGGGCGATGCGCAGCGCCTCTGAAACATACTCCTCCTGCTTCTGCAGCTCCGCCAGCTGCGCCTGCCCTTGCAGGATGGCGTCCATGGCGTCATTCACTTCGGAGAAGGCGTTGCGCACCACCTTCTCATAGCCGTACAGCGCCTGGTTGCGCGCCGCCATCGACACATCCACCTGCGCCGTCAGCGCTTCGCGGTTCAGCAGCGGCGCCAGCACGCTGCCGCCGATGCTCCAGAGGCGGAACGGGTTGTCGATCAGCTGGTGCAGCTCGCTGCTTTGCAGGGTACCGCTTGCGGTCAGGTTGAGCGACGGCAGCAGCTTCGCTTTTGACGAGGCGAGCGTCGCGTCCGCCGCCAGCAGCAGGCGCTGCGCCTCAACGATATCGGGCCGCCGGTTAAGCAGCTGCGACGGCAGCACCTGCGGCATCTGCTGCGGCATAATCTGGTTGAACCGGGGGCGACGCGCAATCTCGCGCGGGTTCATCCCCACCAGAATGCTCAGGGCGTTCTCCTGCTGAGCGATCTGATGCCTGAGCTGCGGCACCTGCGCCTTCGCCGTCTGGAACTCAGAGGCCGCCTGCATCCACTCCAGCCGCGAGCTGTAGCCGCTTTCAAACTGGCGCTGCGCCAGCCGCAGGGAATTGCCGCGCGTCGCAAGCGTCGCCTCGGTAACGCGCAGCTGCTCGTCGAGCGCCACCAGGCTCATATAACCCGACGCCACCGAGCTGGCCACGGTCAGTTCCACCGCCGATGCCGCCGCGCGCTGCGCCTCCAGCGACGCCTGGCTGGCCGCAATGCTGCTGCTGCGCGCTCCCCAGAGGTCGACATCGTAGCTGGCCTGCAGCAGCCCCTGATAAACGGCGCTCTCGTAGGGCTGCCCGGTAACGGAAGAGAGCGCGCGCTGATGCGTTACGCCGACGCCCGCACTCAGGGTCGGGAAGTTATCCCCCTGCGCCGCGCGCAGCTCGGCGCGGTACTGCTCGACGCGCGAACGCGCCGTAAGAATATCGAGGTTGTTGCGCAGCGCCTGCGCCACCAGCCGGTTAAGGCTGTCGTCGCCGAAGGCGCGCCACCACTCCGCTTCCGGCGCGGCGGCGGGGCCGACCTGATTGCGCCACTGCGGCGGGATCGGCAGCGAGGCGGGCGCCTTCTCCACCTCGGTGACGCAGCCGCTCAGCGCCAGCGCCGCCAGGGCGCTGCATAACAGCCGCCTCATTACTTCACCACCTTGTCACGCGGCGGCGCAGCGGTGTCGATGCTCACCTCTACTGACATACCGGGCCGCAGTTCGCGCATATCCTCCGCTTCGATGGCGATACGCACCGGAATACGCTGGGCGATTTTAACGAAGTTGCCGGTGGCATTATCCGGTGAAATCGCGCTGAATTCAGAGCCCGCCGCCGGCGAGATAAACTCTACGTGGCCATCAAAGCGCTTGCCGTTGAGCGCGTCGACCCGGAAGGTCGCCGGCAGGCCAGGCCGGATATCCGCCAGCTGCGTCTCTTTCATATTGGCGATAATCCATTTATGGTCCGGCACCACCGAGGTAAGGCGGGTGCCCGCCGTAACATAGGCGCCTTTGCGCACCGCAAGCTGGCCGAGCTGACCGGCGTCCGGCGCCACGATGCGGGTATTTGCAAGGTCGATCTCCGCCAGCTCCAGCGCCGCCTGGGCGCTGGCGACGTCACCCTCAAGTGAGGCGCGGTTGACGATAACGGTTTGCAGATTCTGCTGCGCCACCGCAACCTGCGCCTCTGCCTGACGCACCGCCGCCTGCGCCTGCGCGTTAGCGGCGCGCGCCGCGTCGCGCTCGCGTACCGAGAGCGAGCCGTCGGCGGCCAGATTTTCCACGCGCTTCAGGTCAAAGCCCCCTTTCAGCGCCTGCGCTCTGGCATTTTCCAGCGCGGCCTTGTTGCTGACGATAGTGGCTTCCGCGCTGCGGCGCTGCTGCAGGTTGTTACGCAGTGCCGCCTGCTTCATCGCCAGCTGCGCCTGCGCCTGATGTACGCGCTGCCGGTAGATGCGATCGTCGATGGTCATCAGCAGCTGCCCTTTGCGCACCGGCTGGAGATCCACCACCTCCACCGAGGTGAGATAGCCATTAACCTGCGGGCTGATAAAGGTTACCTGACCGCGCACATAGGCGTTCTCGGTGCTCTGTATCGCGCTGGTAAAGGGCCAGAGCTGCCAGGCGTATAAAATAATCAGCACGCCAATAATGACGATGCCGCTTCCCGCCGCAATCGAAAGTATGCGGCGACGGTTAGCGCGATCGCGCTCTGCCGCCTGAAGTTCATCCTGCTGACTCATCGTGACTCCATAGGTGCTTGTGACGCTGCCGCCAGGCGCTGTTCCATCAGGTTAAAGCGCGCCTGTCGCCAGGTGAGGTATCGCTGACGGGAGAGACGCCACAGCGCCCACATCAGGGTAATAAGCGCCAGCGCCGCCGTCAGTAAATAGGTATCGTTATAGGCCAGTACGTTCGCCTGCAGCGTCGCCACCGTCTGCAGCTGGCTGGTGCTTTGCGCGCTCTGCAGCACCGGGTCGCCGAGCTGGCTGTTGAACAGCGCGCCATACTGGCTGAGGCGCTCCGTAACGTTGGGATCGAGCAGCGAGAGGCGATCGCCCAGCAGGCTGGAGTGATATTTTTCGCGCCAGACCTGAAAGGTGCCGAGAATCGCGGAGCCGATCAGCCCGCCGAGGTTCTGGCTCATGCCGAACAGCACCACAAAGCTCACCAGATTCTTCGGCTGCGTCACTACGCTGCCGATGCCGATCAGCATCGCCGGCGCCATAAAAAAGGTGCTGCTGAAGCCGAGCAGAAACTGGCTGAGATACATATTGTTGGCGCGGGTCACCGGGCTGGCGTGCGCATCCATCAGCGAGGCGACGATCATCACCGCCAGCGAAGTGACGATCGGCCAGTTAAGGTGAGCCGGTCGGATGGTCAGCGCGCTGGTGGCGATGCCGAGCGTCATGCCGCCAATAATGGCCAGCGACAGGCCGCGCATCTGATCGTTAAGCAGCCCCAGCTGCTGCAGCAGGCCCACCGCGCCGGTGTTCTGCTCCGCCAGCACGATGCGTATCATAATCATTACGATGCCGAGACGCACCATCATGCCGCTGCTGAGCCAGCGGGTGTTGATCAGCGGGTTTTTGCGGTTGTGCTCAATCACGATCGCCGCGACGATCAGCACCAGCGCCATCGCCAGGCAGATGCCGAGCCAGGGGGTGCTGAACCACCATTCGATGCGTCCCAGCGACAGCACGCCGCAGAGCAGCGCCATGCCCGGCGCCAGCAGCATAAAGGTGACAAAATCGAGCTTTTCAAACGCCTTGATGCGATCGCCCGGCGGCAGCTTCACCACCAGCACGCAGCCCAGCGCGATCATCGCCAGCCCCAGCTCAAACAGATAGAGCCCGCGCCACTCCTCCAGCTGCAGCAGCTCGGTCGAAAAAAGCCGCGCCATCGGAATGGCGAACTGCGAAACGGTCAGGCCGATCACCAGCGCCTTGAGTCGGTGCTTCGCCGGCCACGCCTGCACCTGATAGTAGATACCCAGCGAGCTGAGCGCAGCGCCCGCCATACCGTGCGCGGTGCGCACAATAATTGCCGAGCTGAGATCGTTGGCGAAGAGATGAAAAAAGGCGACCAGCACGTAGAACACCAGAAAAGCCTCGGTGAACACGCGCAGGCCAAACTGCTGGCGAAACTTCACCAGCAGCAGGTTGATAGAGATATTGCCCATCACGTAAACGGCGGGCAGCCAGGCGATTTCGTTGGAGTAGGCACCGAAGGTGCCCTGCAGGTTGG encodes the following:
- a CDS encoding efflux transporter outer membrane subunit, coding for MRRLLCSALAALALSGCVTEVEKAPASLPIPPQWRNQVGPAAAPEAEWWRAFGDDSLNRLVAQALRNNLDILTARSRVEQYRAELRAAQGDNFPTLSAGVGVTHQRALSSVTGQPYESAVYQGLLQASYDVDLWGARSSSIAASQASLEAQRAAASAVELTVASSVASGYMSLVALDEQLRVTEATLATRGNSLRLAQRQFESGYSSRLEWMQAASEFQTAKAQVPQLRHQIAQQENALSILVGMNPREIARRPRFNQIMPQQMPQVLPSQLLNRRPDIVEAQRLLLAADATLASSKAKLLPSLNLTASGTLQSSELHQLIDNPFRLWSIGGSVLAPLLNREALTAQVDVSMAARNQALYGYEKVVRNAFSEVNDAMDAILQGQAQLAELQKQEEYVSEALRIARNRYQNGYASYLDELDAQRTLYNTQLNLVAVKNDLLLAQIALYRALGGGWQAR
- a CDS encoding HlyD family secretion protein, yielding MSQQDELQAAERDRANRRRILSIAAGSGIVIIGVLIILYAWQLWPFTSAIQSTENAYVRGQVTFISPQVNGYLTSVEVVDLQPVRKGQLLMTIDDRIYRQRVHQAQAQLAMKQAALRNNLQQRRSAEATIVSNKAALENARAQALKGGFDLKRVENLAADGSLSVRERDAARAANAQAQAAVRQAEAQVAVAQQNLQTVIVNRASLEGDVASAQAALELAEIDLANTRIVAPDAGQLGQLAVRKGAYVTAGTRLTSVVPDHKWIIANMKETQLADIRPGLPATFRVDALNGKRFDGHVEFISPAAGSEFSAISPDNATGNFVKIAQRIPVRIAIEAEDMRELRPGMSVEVSIDTAAPPRDKVVK
- a CDS encoding MFS transporter, translating into MTRRNPYAQREWLPHEKPMLPGSPSTPIHSPPKRIAFGLIGLLISLTGALSNALVTANLTNLQGTFGAYSNEIAWLPAVYVMGNISINLLLVKFRQQFGLRVFTEAFLVFYVLVAFFHLFANDLSSAIIVRTAHGMAGAALSSLGIYYQVQAWPAKHRLKALVIGLTVSQFAIPMARLFSTELLQLEEWRGLYLFELGLAMIALGCVLVVKLPPGDRIKAFEKLDFVTFMLLAPGMALLCGVLSLGRIEWWFSTPWLGICLAMALVLIVAAIVIEHNRKNPLINTRWLSSGMMVRLGIVMIMIRIVLAEQNTGAVGLLQQLGLLNDQMRGLSLAIIGGMTLGIATSALTIRPAHLNWPIVTSLAVMIVASLMDAHASPVTRANNMYLSQFLLGFSSTFFMAPAMLIGIGSVVTQPKNLVSFVVLFGMSQNLGGLIGSAILGTFQVWREKYHSSLLGDRLSLLDPNVTERLSQYGALFNSQLGDPVLQSAQSTSQLQTVATLQANVLAYNDTYLLTAALALITLMWALWRLSRQRYLTWRQARFNLMEQRLAAASQAPMESR